A stretch of Pseudomonas sp. LRP2-20 DNA encodes these proteins:
- a CDS encoding polysaccharide biosynthesis protein, with product MSGSNREGFRQYLVNLSRRQKRLIQVCTDVLLIWIALWLSFIVRLGIDEMYNPILEHTWLFLAAPVVAVPLFIRFGMYRAVMRYFGNDALITIIKAVTLSALILAVVVYWYSNHKVVVPRSIIFNYWWLSLVIIGGLRLIMRQFFLGDWFTGNHQIPFANRDDGLIKVAIYGAGTAGNQLLAALRMGRVMRPVAFIDDDSDLANRVISGLQVYKPKHLQQMIKESGAQEILLALPRASRARRKEILAFLEPYPLHVRSVPAFADLASGRVKVDDIQDVDIADLLGRDPVPAQDELLDRCIKNQTVLVTGAGGSIGSELCRQIIGLKPKTLLLFDHSEFNLYSILSELEQRIARESLSVRLLPILGSARNQQHLVDIMSTWRVDTVYHAAAYKHVPMVEHNMAEGVLNNVYGTLCTAQAALQSGVANFVLISTDKAVRPTNVMGSTKRLAELILQALSREAAPVMYGDSSKISRVNKTRFTMVRFGNVLGSSGSVIPLFHQQIKAGGPLTVTHPRITRYFMTIPEAAQLVVQAGAMGQGGDVFVLDMGEPVKIVELAEKMIHLSGLSVRGPGNPNGDIAIEFSGLRPGEKLYEELLIGDDVSPTVHPMIMTANEDFLPWDLLRERLGALLKAVAEDDFSRIRHLLRELVNGYSPEGEIVDWLYQQQRKDR from the coding sequence ATGAGTGGCAGCAACAGAGAAGGGTTTCGTCAGTACCTGGTAAACCTGTCGCGGCGACAGAAGCGGCTGATACAGGTCTGCACCGACGTGTTGCTGATCTGGATAGCCCTGTGGCTGTCGTTCATCGTGCGCCTGGGCATCGATGAAATGTACAACCCGATTCTGGAACACACCTGGCTGTTCCTGGCCGCGCCGGTGGTGGCTGTGCCTCTGTTCATCCGTTTCGGCATGTACCGCGCGGTAATGCGTTACTTCGGCAACGATGCGCTGATCACAATCATCAAGGCTGTCACGCTGTCGGCGCTGATCCTGGCGGTGGTGGTGTACTGGTACAGCAACCACAAGGTCGTGGTGCCGCGTTCGATCATCTTCAACTACTGGTGGCTCAGCCTGGTCATCATCGGCGGTCTGCGCCTGATCATGCGCCAGTTCTTCCTCGGTGACTGGTTCACCGGTAACCACCAGATTCCCTTCGCCAACCGCGACGATGGCCTGATCAAGGTCGCCATCTACGGTGCAGGTACAGCCGGCAACCAGTTGCTGGCGGCATTGCGCATGGGGCGCGTGATGCGCCCTGTGGCGTTCATCGACGACGACAGTGATCTTGCCAACCGGGTCATCTCCGGCCTGCAGGTCTACAAGCCCAAGCACCTGCAGCAGATGATCAAGGAAAGCGGCGCCCAGGAGATCCTCTTGGCCTTGCCCCGTGCCTCCCGGGCCCGGCGCAAGGAAATCCTGGCCTTCCTCGAGCCTTACCCACTGCACGTGCGCAGTGTGCCGGCCTTTGCCGACCTGGCCAGTGGCCGGGTCAAGGTCGATGACATTCAGGACGTCGACATTGCCGACTTGCTGGGACGCGACCCGGTGCCGGCGCAGGACGAACTGCTCGACCGCTGCATCAAGAATCAGACGGTGCTGGTCACCGGGGCCGGCGGCTCGATCGGCTCGGAGCTTTGCCGGCAGATCATCGGCCTCAAGCCCAAGACTTTGCTGCTGTTCGATCACAGCGAGTTCAACCTGTACAGCATTCTCAGTGAGCTGGAACAGCGCATTGCCCGTGAGTCGCTTTCGGTGCGTCTGCTGCCGATCCTCGGCTCGGCGCGCAACCAGCAGCACTTGGTCGACATCATGAGTACCTGGAGGGTCGACACGGTCTACCACGCGGCTGCCTACAAGCATGTGCCGATGGTCGAACACAACATGGCCGAGGGCGTCCTCAACAACGTCTACGGCACATTGTGCACCGCCCAGGCTGCGTTGCAGTCTGGCGTCGCCAACTTCGTGCTGATCTCCACCGACAAGGCGGTGCGCCCGACCAACGTCATGGGCAGCACCAAGCGCCTCGCCGAGCTGATCCTGCAGGCCCTCAGCCGCGAAGCTGCGCCGGTCATGTATGGCGACAGCAGCAAGATTTCACGGGTGAACAAGACCCGCTTCACGATGGTGCGGTTCGGTAATGTGCTGGGCTCCTCGGGCTCGGTGATTCCGCTGTTCCATCAGCAGATCAAGGCCGGTGGGCCGCTTACTGTCACGCACCCCAGGATCACCCGTTACTTCATGACCATTCCCGAAGCTGCACAGTTGGTGGTGCAGGCAGGGGCCATGGGCCAGGGGGGCGATGTGTTCGTCCTGGACATGGGCGAGCCGGTGAAAATTGTCGAGTTGGCCGAGAAGATGATTCACCTTTCTGGCCTGAGCGTGCGCGGCCCTGGCAACCCCAATGGCGATATCGCCATCGAGTTTTCCGGCTTGCGGCCGGGAGAGAAGCTGTATGAGGAACTGTTGATCGGGGATGATGTTTCGCCAACGGTGCATCCAATGATCATGACCGCCAACGAAGACTTCCTGCCTTGGGATCTGCTGCGTGAGCGTCTGGGCGCGTTGCTCAAGGCGGTGGCGGAAGATGACTTCAGCCGGATCCGTCATCTGTTGCGCGAGCTGGTCAATGGCTACTCGCCAGAAGGCGAGATCGTTGACTGGTTGTATCAACAGCAGCGCAAGGACAGGTAA
- a CDS encoding MraY family glycosyltransferase produces MIWLLLAAGLASLLLTAALRRYALSRSLLDVPNARSSHTLPTPRGGGLAFVLVYLASVVAMAAAGVVAMAPLLALLGSGGLVALIGFMDDHGHIAARWRLLGHFAAAGWGLYWLGGLPPLVIFGLPLNMAWLGMIIGLLYLVWLLNLYNFMDGIDGIASIEAICVCLGGALLYWLSGYAEAIWLPMLLAVTVAGFLFWNFPPARIFMGDAGSGFLGVVLGLLALQAAWINPLLFWGWLILLGVFVVDATFTLIRRLVRGERVYEAHRSHAYQFASRLHGSHLPVSLSVAAINLFWLLPVAVAVVALDLDGATGTLLAYVPLTVLAVKYRAGEREQDAPMY; encoded by the coding sequence ATGATCTGGCTTCTTCTGGCCGCAGGCCTTGCTTCACTGCTGTTGACGGCGGCGTTGCGCCGTTACGCGCTATCCCGCAGCTTGCTGGATGTTCCCAACGCCCGCAGCTCGCACACCCTGCCGACGCCACGCGGGGGAGGGCTGGCGTTCGTGCTGGTGTACCTGGCCTCTGTCGTGGCTATGGCCGCTGCTGGTGTTGTGGCCATGGCGCCACTGTTGGCGCTGCTGGGCAGCGGAGGGCTGGTGGCACTGATCGGCTTCATGGATGACCACGGGCACATCGCCGCGCGCTGGCGCCTCCTCGGGCATTTTGCCGCTGCCGGCTGGGGGCTTTACTGGCTCGGAGGCCTGCCGCCGCTGGTGATTTTCGGCTTGCCGCTGAACATGGCCTGGCTGGGCATGATCATCGGTCTGCTGTACCTGGTTTGGCTGCTTAATCTGTACAACTTCATGGATGGTATCGACGGCATCGCCAGCATCGAGGCCATTTGCGTTTGTCTGGGTGGGGCTTTGCTGTATTGGCTGAGTGGCTATGCAGAGGCCATCTGGTTGCCTATGCTTCTGGCGGTGACGGTGGCCGGTTTCCTGTTCTGGAACTTCCCGCCCGCACGCATCTTCATGGGCGATGCCGGGAGTGGTTTTCTCGGGGTGGTGCTGGGCTTGCTGGCATTGCAGGCTGCCTGGATAAACCCGCTATTATTCTGGGGGTGGTTAATACTTTTGGGTGTATTCGTGGTCGATGCCACGTTTACGCTGATCCGGCGCCTGGTGCGCGGGGAGCGGGTGTATGAGGCCCACCGTAGCCACGCCTACCAGTTTGCTTCGCGCCTGCACGGCAGCCACCTGCCGGTCAGCCTGTCGGTGGCTGCCATCAACCTGTTCTGGTTGCTGCCCGTCGCCGTGGCGGTAGTGGCCCTGGACCTCGACGGGGCGACAGGAACATTGCTGGCTTATGTGCCTCTAACGGTGCTCGCGGTCAAGTACCGAGCGGGTGAACGGGAACAAGATGCCCCAATGTACTGA